From the Lolium rigidum isolate FL_2022 chromosome 2, APGP_CSIRO_Lrig_0.1, whole genome shotgun sequence genome, one window contains:
- the LOC124686818 gene encoding protein CYTOKININ-RESPONSIVE GATA TRANSCRIPTION FACTOR 1-like, producing the protein MSTIYMSQLSTLPLMEGDQDQGHFQAFHLAKDPPILFPFMIENPSEHQGKDYGDQHLRQQFLGESNQQINNHMMMAGGSDVFATPSPYRPTIQSIHSDMIQRSSYNPYDLENKNAIHGSTSEWASGRPPVKMRIIRKVSTNDHEGGVARKPRRRAQAHQADESHLQQHAMGVIRVCSDCNTSKTPLWRSGPRGPKSLCNACGIRQRKARRAMAAAAAVVAASGGAAVTASHGGVAAAGEQATSQAAKPIKKEKRDLDVDRSLPFKKRCKMVDHPTDIATKAVASCVDAALKKDDGRVSLEDVPATERLSKPNPPVTIIHDFTRDEITDAAVLLMNLSCGVVPS; encoded by the exons ATGTCTACCATCTACATGAGCCAGCTATCTACTCTCCCTCTAATGGAGGGAGATCAGGATCAAGGGCACTTTCAAGCCTTCCATTTAGCAAAGGACCCTCCCATCTTGTTCCCTTTCATGATCGAGAACCCTTCGGAGCATCAAGGGAAAGACTATGGAGATCAGCACTTGAGGCAGCAATTTTTGGGTGAATCTAATCAGCAG ATCAATAATCACATGATGATGGCTGGAGGATCTGATGTTTTCGCCACGCCTTCCCCGTACCGGCCTACTATCCAAAGCATCCACAGTGATATGATCCAGAGATCCTCGTACAATCCTTACGATCTAGAGAACAAGAATGCTATCCACGGATCGACCAGTGAGTGGGCATCTGGCAGGCCTCCAGTGAAGATGAGGATCATTAGAAAGGTTTCGACAAACGATCACGAAGGCGGGGTGGCGAGAAAGCCAAGGAGAAGGGCACAAGCACACCAAGCTGATGAGAGCCATCTGCAGCAGCATGCCATGGGTGTTATCAGGGTGTGCTCAGACTGCAACACCAGCAAGACCCCCTTGTGGAGGAGTGGTCCTCGTGGCCCCAAG TCTCTATGCAACGCGTGTGGCATACGGCAAAGGAAGGCGCGGCGCGCGATGGCTGCAGCGGCAGCCGTTGTGGCAGCCAGCGGCGGGGCAGCGGTGACTGCTTCCCATGGAGGCGTGGCCGCGGCTGGTGAACAGGCCACATCGCAAGCTGCGAAGCCAATAAAGAAGGAGAAGAGGGATTTGGACGTGGACCGGTCGCTGCCGTTTAAGAAGCGGTGCAAGATGGTTGATCATCCTACCGATATCGCCACCAAGGCAGTGGCCAGCTGCGTCGACGCCGCTCTGAAGAAGGATGATGGTCGTGTCTCGCTTGAGGACGTTCCGGCGACTGAGAGACTGAGCAAGCCCAATCCGCCGGTGACCATCATTCACGACTTCACACGCGACGAGATCACCGATGCGGCCGTGCTCCTCATGAACCTATCTTGCGGCGTCGTTCCGAGCTAG